A part of Dysgonomonadaceae bacterium zrk40 genomic DNA contains:
- a CDS encoding DDE-type integrase/transposase/recombinase, which translates to MISPLEDPKIGQDTGDDGPQEFLRDLLRRSGGTVNAEVVAEAREEYGIPRSTLFRLVARFRKTQRTSSLKPKKRGTQEGVTRLDPRTERVIAEQVDDLWLKKERPSFAALLRRIREVCLAEGLSAPARRTVQRRVSELIPISAARKRGEREIEAASTPSPGQLSVAKPNALWQIDHTIVDVIVVDEQYRQPIGRPVLTIAIDVCTRMVAGFHLSLEAPSRTSVGLCLLHAVYDKTAWLDERGIDIPWPVAGLPTVLHCDNGAEFRSRALADACKEYGIKLQFRPPATPRFGGHIERLIGTMMGAVHLLPGTTFSNVKIRGDYDSEDRATFTLRELEKWIALEIVGKYHQRIHASLLRPPLALWRERQGEVDFDLPPDRMAFWTSFLPGDRRRLLKDGIHLEKIRYWSDALSRDVGRGAELEIKYDPRDLSRIFVRQSDGRFVEARYRNLAYPPVSWWEWKHAKKRLRDQGRRELQEDVIFAAIAKQRQIEDIAASSSAKARRSTARRPVKQDQKESGHVTTIDMTKPTASGDDTEFWD; encoded by the coding sequence ATGATTTCACCCCTCGAAGACCCCAAAATCGGCCAGGACACTGGGGACGACGGTCCACAAGAATTCCTGCGAGATCTTTTGCGCCGTAGCGGTGGAACGGTAAATGCTGAGGTGGTCGCAGAGGCACGTGAAGAATATGGTATTCCGCGCTCGACGTTATTTCGGCTCGTTGCGCGGTTTAGAAAAACGCAGCGCACCTCAAGCCTCAAACCCAAAAAACGCGGGACGCAGGAAGGCGTGACCCGTCTGGACCCGAGAACGGAGCGGGTTATTGCCGAACAAGTGGATGACTTATGGCTCAAGAAGGAAAGGCCGAGCTTTGCTGCACTATTACGACGAATCCGGGAAGTCTGCCTTGCAGAGGGCCTGTCTGCTCCGGCCCGTAGAACAGTGCAACGGAGAGTTTCGGAACTGATCCCGATTTCCGCGGCCCGCAAGCGCGGGGAACGAGAGATCGAAGCTGCATCAACGCCAAGTCCTGGCCAGTTATCTGTTGCCAAGCCGAACGCTCTTTGGCAGATCGACCACACAATCGTCGATGTCATCGTTGTCGATGAACAGTATCGTCAGCCCATCGGACGGCCAGTGCTGACAATTGCTATTGATGTTTGCACCAGAATGGTCGCCGGTTTCCATTTGTCATTGGAAGCCCCGTCCAGAACGTCTGTTGGCCTTTGCCTCCTGCACGCGGTTTACGACAAAACGGCATGGCTGGACGAGAGGGGCATTGATATTCCCTGGCCCGTCGCCGGACTACCCACGGTTCTCCATTGCGACAATGGCGCCGAATTCAGATCGCGCGCGCTCGCCGACGCTTGCAAGGAATATGGCATCAAACTGCAGTTTAGACCGCCAGCGACACCGCGCTTCGGTGGACACATCGAGCGGCTGATCGGAACGATGATGGGAGCTGTTCATCTGCTGCCAGGGACAACGTTCAGCAATGTGAAAATCAGGGGTGATTACGATTCCGAGGACCGTGCGACCTTTACATTACGCGAACTGGAAAAGTGGATCGCACTGGAAATCGTTGGGAAATACCATCAACGTATTCACGCCTCACTGTTGCGCCCTCCCCTGGCCCTATGGCGCGAACGGCAAGGTGAAGTCGATTTCGACTTGCCGCCGGACCGAATGGCGTTCTGGACCAGCTTCCTGCCAGGCGACCGGAGGCGCCTGCTGAAGGACGGCATTCACCTGGAGAAGATTCGCTACTGGTCGGACGCCCTATCACGGGATGTCGGCCGGGGTGCAGAGCTTGAGATCAAATATGATCCACGAGACCTTTCCCGGATATTCGTTCGCCAGTCGGACGGCCGGTTTGTAGAGGCGCGGTATCGAAATCTCGCCTATCCGCCGGTCTCATGGTGGGAATGGAAACACGCCAAGAAAAGGCTGCGAGACCAGGGACGGCGTGAGTTACAGGAAGACGTTATTTTTGCAGCGATCGCAAAACAGCGACAGATTGAGGACATTGCCGCATCCTCAAGCGCTAAAGCGCGCCGGAGTACCGCGCGAAGACCTGTTAAACAGGACCAAAAGGAAAGCGGCCATGTCACGACCATAGATATGACCAAACCAACTGCTTCAGGCGACGACACGGAATTTTGGGATTGA
- a CDS encoding exo-alpha-sialidase: protein MSFFKTASVALVAALLVSPHIALSQEARPLSEVLKQTHVHGLAPELNSSRILMATHHGLWAVNLDQETAHLLGDSRDDFMGFSHHPADAGRFWASGHPITGGNLGVIMSTDGGENWTKVAEGVGGPVDFHQMTVSQADPDVLYGVHHGASLQKSDDGGRSWDEVGLLPDGIIDLAASAIAPNALFAATNTGLFKSEDAGRTWIRSYESSAPVSSIHVDETGVVAFILGVGIVTASENDLAFSVVADGFGDTYLLHLTSIEEGFVAVTDQNALVVLSPEGEPVKSIL from the coding sequence ATGTCATTTTTCAAGACTGCTTCGGTCGCATTGGTCGCCGCGTTGCTGGTTTCGCCACACATCGCACTGAGCCAGGAAGCCCGCCCGCTGAGCGAAGTCCTTAAGCAGACCCACGTTCACGGCCTGGCACCTGAGCTGAATTCGAGCCGTATCCTGATGGCGACGCACCACGGCTTATGGGCTGTCAATCTCGATCAGGAGACAGCACATCTGCTGGGAGACAGCCGCGACGACTTCATGGGCTTCTCGCACCACCCTGCCGATGCTGGAAGGTTTTGGGCAAGTGGCCATCCGATTACAGGTGGCAATCTCGGTGTGATCATGAGTACGGATGGTGGTGAGAACTGGACGAAAGTTGCCGAGGGTGTCGGCGGCCCCGTCGACTTCCACCAAATGACCGTTAGCCAAGCTGATCCAGACGTACTTTACGGCGTTCACCACGGCGCAAGCCTTCAGAAGAGCGACGACGGTGGGCGCAGCTGGGACGAAGTCGGGCTTCTGCCCGACGGCATTATCGATCTAGCTGCCTCCGCGATCGCGCCAAACGCTCTATTCGCGGCCACCAACACGGGACTTTTCAAGAGTGAAGATGCAGGCCGGACGTGGATTAGGAGCTATGAGAGCAGCGCCCCGGTTTCTTCGATTCACGTAGACGAGACCGGTGTCGTCGCCTTCATCCTTGGCGTCGGGATAGTCACGGCGAGCGAGAACGACCTCGCCTTTTCTGTTGTCGCCGATGGCTTTGGCGACACTTACCTGTTGCATCTGACGTCCATCGAGGAAGGGTTCGTGGCCGTGACGGATCAAAACGCCCTTGTCGTCCTGTCACCCGAAGGCGAACCGGTAAAATCGATTTTGTGA
- a CDS encoding multicopper oxidase domain-containing protein, translated as MTITLNRRGFLTATAALAASTAFPFASQGQEPVRRLVASTRTIEVNGKTASVYGISGPDGRQGLTLDPGERFALTLENSLDVETIIHWHGQLPPNAQDGVPDMPMPKLASGEIRSYDFEPLAGTHWMHSHVPIQEMNLLAAPLIVRSVEDVAEDRQEVVMFLHDFSFKNPETILEEITSGTGHGDMSHGSSMPMDHGGMDMERMDMSDMESMSTMAMDLNDFDFDAYLVNDRTLDDPELVHVERRGRVKLRIINGSSATSFWIDTGVDGRLVAVDGHKVAPITGRRFGLAMGQRLDIDLDLPTESRAFPILALREGERERTGLILAPRGAAVPTMSGMSDTAAPAFDVDFSQEAALQALDPLPERTVSNSRMVMLEGTMSPYVWTIDGRGWGEHEPIVAKSGERVELTFHNMSMMGHPMHLHGHAFQVVGHGSRRFWGAVRDTVYVPPMASVTIAIDAGEAARWMLHCHHMPHLSTGMMTEFRVET; from the coding sequence ATGACTATCACCTTGAACCGCCGTGGCTTTCTCACGGCGACAGCCGCACTTGCGGCATCCACTGCTTTCCCTTTTGCAAGTCAGGGCCAAGAACCTGTCCGCCGACTCGTCGCCTCCACTCGCACGATCGAGGTCAATGGAAAGACCGCCTCCGTCTATGGCATTTCCGGCCCAGATGGGCGGCAGGGGCTTACCCTCGATCCCGGCGAACGTTTCGCACTCACCCTCGAAAACAGCCTGGACGTCGAGACTATAATTCACTGGCATGGACAGCTTCCCCCCAACGCGCAGGACGGGGTCCCCGACATGCCGATGCCCAAACTCGCTAGTGGCGAAATCCGGTCCTATGATTTCGAACCTCTGGCAGGAACCCATTGGATGCACAGCCACGTGCCGATCCAGGAGATGAACCTGCTTGCCGCCCCTCTCATCGTCCGCAGCGTAGAGGACGTAGCTGAGGATCGGCAGGAGGTTGTTATGTTCCTTCACGATTTTTCCTTCAAGAACCCTGAAACGATCCTCGAAGAGATTACCAGCGGAACCGGGCATGGGGATATGAGCCACGGTTCATCGATGCCGATGGATCATGGCGGCATGGATATGGAGCGAATGGACATGAGCGACATGGAGAGCATGTCCACGATGGCCATGGACCTCAACGATTTCGATTTCGACGCGTACCTCGTCAATGATCGGACCCTGGACGATCCCGAACTCGTGCATGTCGAACGCCGAGGACGGGTTAAGCTGCGCATCATTAACGGGTCTTCGGCGACGTCCTTCTGGATCGATACCGGAGTTGATGGGCGCCTAGTAGCAGTCGATGGCCACAAGGTCGCTCCCATCACCGGACGTCGGTTCGGCCTTGCTATGGGACAGCGTCTCGACATCGACCTTGATCTGCCCACAGAGTCCCGGGCGTTCCCCATTCTGGCGCTGCGCGAAGGTGAGCGGGAACGCACCGGTCTGATCCTCGCACCGCGAGGAGCAGCAGTCCCGACGATGTCAGGAATGAGCGATACTGCTGCCCCGGCGTTCGACGTCGATTTCTCGCAAGAGGCAGCTTTACAGGCTCTCGACCCTCTGCCCGAACGGACGGTTTCCAATAGTCGGATGGTGATGCTGGAAGGGACCATGTCCCCCTATGTCTGGACCATCGACGGTCGCGGCTGGGGCGAACATGAACCGATCGTCGCCAAAAGCGGTGAGCGTGTCGAACTCACTTTCCACAACATGTCGATGATGGGCCACCCGATGCACCTGCATGGCCACGCCTTTCAAGTCGTGGGTCACGGATCGCGTCGTTTTTGGGGCGCGGTGCGCGACACAGTTTACGTGCCGCCGATGGCGAGCGTGACAATCGCCATTGATGCGGGCGAAGCGGCAAGGTGGATGCTCCATTGTCACCATATGCCTCACCTCTCAACGGGCATGATGACCGAATTCCGCGTCGAGACTTGA
- the istB gene encoding IS21-like element helper ATPase IstB, protein MSTEAPDILLAHYLKSLKLPTFQREYQKLARLCATEGVDHIGYLTRLAEREMIERDRRKVERRIKAAKFPVVKSLDSFDFAAIPKLNKMQVLELARCEWIERRENVIALGPSGTGKTHIALALGLAACQKGLSVCFTTAAALVSEMMEARDERRLLRFQKQMAGCKLLIIDELGFVPLSKTGAELLFELISQRYERGATLFTSNLPFDEWTEILGSERLTGALLDRVTHHVNILEMNGDSYRLAQSRARKAG, encoded by the coding sequence ATGAGCACCGAAGCACCTGATATCCTGCTTGCCCACTACCTCAAGAGCCTGAAGCTGCCAACATTCCAACGGGAGTATCAGAAACTGGCCCGGCTTTGCGCCACCGAGGGCGTCGATCATATCGGATACCTTACCCGGCTTGCCGAACGTGAGATGATCGAACGGGATCGTCGCAAGGTCGAGCGGCGTATCAAGGCAGCCAAATTCCCGGTCGTCAAAAGTCTCGACAGTTTCGATTTTGCCGCCATCCCGAAGCTCAACAAGATGCAGGTTCTGGAACTTGCCCGCTGCGAATGGATCGAGCGTCGCGAGAACGTCATCGCTCTCGGCCCCAGTGGAACCGGCAAGACGCACATAGCGCTCGCCCTGGGCCTTGCCGCCTGCCAGAAGGGCCTGTCCGTTTGCTTCACCACAGCCGCTGCCCTGGTCAGTGAGATGATGGAAGCCCGTGACGAGCGGCGTCTCTTACGTTTCCAAAAGCAGATGGCAGGATGCAAGCTGCTGATCATCGACGAACTCGGCTTCGTGCCGCTCTCCAAGACCGGCGCAGAACTGCTGTTCGAGCTGATCTCGCAACGCTATGAACGGGGCGCCACCCTGTTCACCAGCAATCTGCCCTTTGACGAATGGACCGAAATTCTGGGTTCGGAGCGACTGACCGGCGCTCTGCTCGACCGTGTCACCCATCACGTCAACATTCTCGAAATGAACGGCGACAGCTATCGTCTCGCCCAAAGCCGCGCCCGAAAGGCCGGCTGA
- a CDS encoding IS110 family transposase: MRIIGMDIHRVFAEAVALEDGETKRLGRIGMTREHLEDFARTLLPSDHVVVEATGNATAVVEILAPRVARVAVANPLQVHLIAKAKIKTDAIDARVLAQLYAAGFLPEVWIPDAAALARRRQVTRRTQLVRQRTRLKSIVQSILHANLIPPCPFADLFGGKGRIWLRAQYLPDDEREAIERHVEEYDRQSDALKGVERDIARAALSDPNVTRLMTIPGIDMVVAVGLMAAIGKIERFDNPDKLVAYIGLNPSVHQSGDGPAHHGRITKRGRANARHLLVEAAWQTVRSPGPLRAFYERVRSKRGNHIAAVAVARKLAVIIWHLLTKGEDYSWVRPSLHAKKLRDLELRAGHPPRRGQKGAGYDYNITQRRREERNRAQQAEGAYRRMTDGWRQRGARSKPTDATNEERR; encoded by the coding sequence ATGCGCATCATCGGCATGGATATCCACCGCGTCTTCGCCGAAGCGGTGGCCCTTGAAGATGGAGAAACCAAGCGACTTGGCCGGATCGGCATGACGCGGGAGCATCTGGAAGACTTTGCCAGAACACTTCTGCCGTCGGATCATGTCGTGGTGGAAGCGACCGGCAATGCGACCGCGGTTGTGGAGATTCTCGCTCCGCGCGTGGCAAGGGTGGCCGTGGCAAATCCGTTGCAGGTCCATCTGATCGCCAAGGCGAAGATCAAGACTGACGCGATCGACGCGCGCGTCCTGGCGCAACTCTACGCCGCCGGCTTCCTGCCGGAGGTCTGGATCCCGGACGCGGCAGCCTTGGCTCGCCGACGTCAGGTGACGCGCCGAACGCAACTTGTCCGGCAACGGACCCGTCTAAAATCGATCGTCCAGTCGATCCTGCACGCGAACCTGATTCCACCCTGCCCATTTGCCGATCTCTTCGGCGGCAAGGGGCGGATCTGGCTGCGGGCCCAGTATCTACCGGACGACGAGCGGGAGGCCATTGAACGGCACGTCGAGGAATATGACCGCCAGTCCGATGCACTGAAGGGAGTGGAACGTGACATTGCACGCGCCGCCTTGTCCGATCCGAACGTGACACGATTGATGACGATCCCGGGCATCGACATGGTGGTTGCTGTCGGATTGATGGCGGCGATCGGCAAAATCGAGCGTTTTGACAACCCCGACAAGCTGGTTGCCTATATCGGTCTCAATCCAAGCGTCCATCAATCTGGTGATGGCCCCGCCCATCATGGTCGGATCACCAAACGCGGACGCGCAAATGCCCGCCATTTACTTGTCGAAGCGGCCTGGCAGACCGTGCGAAGTCCAGGGCCGTTGCGTGCCTTCTACGAGCGCGTGCGGAGCAAACGCGGCAATCACATTGCCGCAGTGGCGGTTGCCCGTAAGCTGGCAGTAATCATCTGGCACCTGCTGACCAAAGGTGAAGACTACAGCTGGGTTCGCCCCTCGCTACATGCCAAGAAACTTCGTGACCTCGAACTGCGCGCCGGACATCCGCCGAGACGCGGCCAGAAAGGTGCCGGCTATGACTACAACATCACGCAACGTCGCCGGGAGGAGCGCAACCGCGCTCAGCAGGCCGAAGGCGCATATCGGCGAATGACCGACGGATGGCGACAACGAGGGGCCCGCTCAAAACCCACGGACGCCACAAATGAGGAGCGACGATGA
- a CDS encoding APC family permease: MQKHDKNRDGNDGYREGSISLGGAVAMGTGVMIGAGIFALTGQIAQLAGPLFPLAFIAGAIVTSFSAYSYIKMSNAWPSAGGIAMILQKCYGSGAVAAGAALLMALSMVIAESLVARTFATYVLRPLDITGGPLVPVLAVAVIVFAFLVNIAGNRSVGLFSLVMAAIKIGGIALFGIAALWSSGFQFAAASETAETFGVTGFIASVALAILAFKGFTTITNSGGEITDPHRNVGRTIMLSIAICVVVYLLVAFGVGASLTIDEIIAARDYSLAQAAEPALGQVGFYLTVVLAAVATASGVLASVFAVSRMLTMLTEMKMIPHSHFGMSGAVQRHMLVYTVVIASTLAVLFDLGRIASLGAFFYLVMDMIIHWGVFRYRRTEVGASSIVLLSALSLDAIVLAAFTVMKLQSDPMIVLYAAVGMIAVFAFERVYLSRWLAPQAAHSHGE, encoded by the coding sequence ATGCAGAAACACGATAAAAACCGCGATGGGAACGACGGCTACCGTGAAGGCTCGATCAGCCTTGGCGGAGCTGTTGCCATGGGCACGGGCGTGATGATCGGTGCGGGCATCTTTGCCCTGACCGGACAAATCGCCCAGCTGGCTGGACCACTATTTCCACTCGCGTTCATCGCTGGTGCCATCGTGACCAGCTTCAGCGCTTACAGCTACATCAAGATGTCGAACGCCTGGCCCTCGGCAGGGGGCATCGCGATGATCCTTCAGAAATGCTATGGATCGGGGGCGGTCGCGGCGGGAGCGGCGCTCTTGATGGCGCTCAGCATGGTGATCGCGGAAAGCCTCGTCGCACGGACATTCGCCACTTATGTCTTGCGGCCTTTGGATATCACGGGCGGGCCACTTGTGCCCGTTCTGGCGGTTGCCGTGATCGTGTTCGCATTCTTGGTCAACATCGCAGGAAACCGCTCCGTCGGGCTATTCTCTCTAGTCATGGCGGCGATCAAGATCGGGGGCATCGCGCTGTTCGGTATCGCAGCACTCTGGTCAAGCGGGTTTCAGTTCGCCGCCGCGTCAGAAACGGCCGAGACCTTTGGAGTGACAGGCTTCATCGCGTCCGTTGCGCTGGCGATCCTTGCCTTCAAGGGCTTTACCACGATCACCAACAGCGGCGGCGAAATCACCGATCCCCACCGCAATGTGGGCCGCACTATCATGCTGTCCATCGCGATCTGCGTGGTGGTCTACCTGCTTGTGGCCTTTGGCGTGGGCGCGAGCCTGACAATCGACGAAATCATCGCCGCGCGCGACTATTCGCTGGCCCAGGCGGCTGAGCCCGCACTCGGGCAGGTCGGCTTTTACTTGACGGTCGTGTTGGCGGCCGTGGCCACAGCATCCGGCGTGCTGGCCAGCGTTTTCGCAGTGTCGCGGATGCTGACCATGCTGACGGAGATGAAAATGATCCCGCACAGCCATTTTGGCATGTCCGGGGCTGTCCAGCGGCATATGCTGGTCTATACAGTCGTTATCGCCTCGACGCTGGCCGTGCTCTTTGATTTGGGACGGATCGCATCCCTTGGTGCCTTCTTTTACCTCGTCATGGACATGATCATACATTGGGGCGTGTTCCGCTATCGTCGAACCGAAGTTGGCGCCTCCAGTATCGTGCTTTTGTCTGCGCTCTCTCTCGATGCAATTGTATTGGCAGCTTTCACCGTAATGAAGCTTCAAAGTGATCCAATGATCGTTCTGTATGCGGCTGTCGGAATGATCGCTGTCTTCGCTTTCGAGCGCGTTTACTTGTCGCGATGGTTGGCACCTCAGGCCGCGCATTCCCACGGTGAATAG
- a CDS encoding ferric reductase-like transmembrane domain-containing protein: MKKPALLRRVLIIGTSVLTGYLLLASCAEWSEMHRYNRALGDLSLLLIVAAMAIGPLARLSSTPFLRKLMPYRRELGIYAVLAATVHTIIILIGWVELDFARLFGFEYHPQLQRYVMLQHGFALANVVGIAALLYGFVLAGTSNNFSQRVLGTSVWKYIQQGAYVLWWLAVLHTAYFLFFHFLDFHRQMPEPNWARWPFVALVASVIALQGAAVVVTWRSQTSRRIYGAPSQRE; this comes from the coding sequence ATGAAAAAACCCGCCCTTCTGCGGCGCGTACTAATCATAGGAACGTCCGTGCTGACGGGATACCTGCTGCTTGCTTCGTGTGCCGAGTGGTCGGAGATGCACCGCTACAACCGAGCGCTGGGGGATCTTTCACTGCTGCTCATCGTTGCTGCAATGGCGATTGGGCCGCTCGCACGCTTGTCGTCTACGCCCTTTTTACGGAAGCTTATGCCGTACCGACGCGAGCTCGGTATTTATGCGGTTCTGGCGGCGACGGTGCATACCATCATAATACTGATCGGCTGGGTCGAGCTTGATTTTGCACGGCTGTTCGGTTTTGAGTATCACCCCCAACTGCAACGCTACGTGATGCTTCAGCACGGGTTTGCGCTGGCCAATGTGGTTGGGATCGCGGCACTGCTCTACGGCTTTGTGCTTGCCGGTACGTCGAATAATTTCAGCCAAAGGGTACTTGGCACGTCCGTGTGGAAATACATCCAGCAGGGCGCTTATGTTCTGTGGTGGCTGGCAGTGCTGCACACGGCCTATTTCTTGTTCTTTCATTTTCTTGATTTCCACCGCCAAATGCCTGAGCCAAACTGGGCGCGATGGCCGTTCGTTGCCCTTGTGGCGTCAGTTATCGCTCTGCAAGGGGCCGCCGTTGTAGTCACATGGCGTTCGCAAACTTCCCGGCGGATCTACGGCGCACCCTCGCAACGGGAGTAG
- a CDS encoding isoprenylcysteine carboxylmethyltransferase family protein produces MTDAGASYGLWLLVFINSAVFIIFAFSFFKPQTKRDWRSFGAFSAFVVALFTEMYGFPLTIFFLSGWLQSTWPEVDWFAHDSGHLPEMMFGWQSNPHFGPFHLLSFVFIGGGFWLISVAWYHLWNAQRQGLLATTGPYARIRHPQYVGFVLIMLGFLVQWPTLLTLAMFPVLVWMYARLARGEEGDSRARFGESWDRYASRVPAFIPNVNTLQNVER; encoded by the coding sequence ATGACCGATGCAGGTGCTTCCTATGGACTCTGGCTGCTAGTATTTATCAATTCGGCGGTGTTCATCATTTTCGCCTTCAGTTTCTTCAAGCCGCAGACAAAACGCGACTGGCGCAGTTTTGGAGCGTTCAGCGCCTTTGTCGTAGCTCTCTTCACCGAGATGTATGGGTTCCCGTTGACCATCTTCTTTCTTTCCGGCTGGCTGCAATCGACCTGGCCGGAGGTAGACTGGTTTGCCCACGACAGCGGACATCTCCCCGAAATGATGTTCGGCTGGCAATCGAACCCGCATTTCGGGCCGTTCCACCTCCTGAGCTTCGTCTTTATCGGCGGCGGCTTCTGGCTCATATCCGTGGCATGGTACCATCTGTGGAACGCGCAGCGTCAGGGGTTGCTTGCGACGACAGGCCCCTATGCCCGCATTCGCCATCCCCAGTATGTGGGGTTCGTGCTGATCATGCTGGGCTTTCTCGTGCAATGGCCGACCCTCCTGACGCTCGCGATGTTCCCGGTGCTGGTCTGGATGTACGCACGGCTTGCCCGCGGCGAGGAGGGGGACAGTCGCGCCCGTTTTGGCGAAAGCTGGGACAGGTATGCCAGCCGGGTTCCGGCTTTCATACCAAACGTCAACACTCTGCAGAATGTTGAACGCTGA
- a CDS encoding DUF2933 domain-containing protein: MTHQPDPSHVNQSQSEHAPRPPSFWRSRAGIYLIVALAVGGLLLGYEHRVHILSSGLLIWLPLLLCVGMHFFMHGGHGGHGGHGKGDDQ; the protein is encoded by the coding sequence GTGACCCATCAACCTGATCCATCACATGTTAATCAAAGTCAATCGGAGCATGCCCCCCGCCCGCCCTCATTCTGGCGATCACGCGCCGGCATCTATCTGATCGTTGCGCTGGCAGTTGGCGGCCTTCTCCTGGGTTACGAGCACCGGGTGCACATCCTGAGCAGCGGATTGCTGATCTGGCTGCCATTGCTGCTTTGCGTTGGAATGCACTTCTTTATGCACGGCGGTCATGGAGGCCACGGCGGGCACGGTAAGGGAGACGACCAGTAA